From Cervus elaphus chromosome 10, mCerEla1.1, whole genome shotgun sequence:
ATTAAACACTACTTGAAGTTAGGGAATTCAAGAAGAATAACTAGTACAAGAATCTAAGTAGGTAAGTCTAAGATTTGGGGTACTCCGATGTTTAGCAGTTgagccaaaaagaagaaaagggcttccatggtgactcattggtaaagagtccacttgccaatgcgggagacaaatgatcgattcctgggtcgggaagatctcctggaagaggaagtagcaacctgctccaatatccttgcctgggaaatctcatggacagaggagcctggcaggctatagtccatggggttgcacagtcagacatgaccaagcgacttaACAACAAGAGAAGAGAAGGTGAGGTAGGAGGAAAATTGACAGAGTGTGAAGTTATGGACACTAAGAGAGGAAAGTGTTCCAGAGTGAGTGGACATATGATGCAGCTGAGCACCTGGGTAAAATGAAAGCACAGAATTTGCTACTGGATTAGGCAACATGGAATTTAGATATGGGAGGTGGGAGATAGGAGGGAGTCCTGGGTAACTCCTAGGTTTCTGGCTTGAGTAAATAGATAAATAGTTTTGTTATTTGCTGAAATGAGGACATAGAAGACCTGGAAGTTGTGGTAGGAGGGAAGATACTGAATTTGCTTTGGGACAGATTGAGTCTGAGATCTAGGCAAAACATCCAGGCAATGTCCAGCAGGTAGGTGGATATACAGGTCTGAAGTTTGAAGCATTGAGCTGCCCTATGGATCTGGGTACTGAAAGTTTCAGGAGCCAAGTACCACCCCTAGCACCTTCCTTGGTGTTTACTAAGCTTctccagttgtgtgtgtgttcaatcgcATCTGACTTtactgccccatggactgtagcctgccaggctcctctgcccatggaattctccaggcaagaatactggagtggactgccatttcctactcaggggatcttccctgaccccaaggtcgaacccacatctcttgtgtcttctccactagcaggtggattctttatcactagtgccacctgggaagcccagcttctCTAGACCAGAAGACAAACTCTTACTGGAATATAAAACACCACTTGGAGAGCAACTTTCTCAAGAGTCCTCTGCATCGCAGATTTTTTAAGAGTCAGGTTTTCAGGACTTCTAGAGTTCACAAATGGTCCTTGGAGACTGATCTGAAGGAGGAGGAACTCTCCCTGAGACTGCCTCTGCCCATCACCCACCCCCACGCCAGGAGGTTCCCTGGCAGAGCTGTAAAGCTCTTCCAAAGCATCCTGCAGGGACATCCAAGTTCTTTGCTCCCACGACATCATCCTCTAAAGACCAACCGGGACTtctctagcagtccagtggttaagactgcttccactgcagggggcctgggttcaccCCTGGTTAGGAAATTAAGACACTGTGTGCTGGGCAGCgcagctaaaacaaacaaacaaaggtgTTTCTCCATTGCCAGCTAATAAATGTGTAATGGCAGAGTGGACAGAACTTTGTTTTTGCTGGAACATGCAAACATGTAGATGTACACATACACCCTTGAACCACTCAAGAGTTTGGCCACCTTCCCCACTAGAGCCAAACAGGTGCAACTGGTCTCAGTAAGGCTCTTTGGGGAACCTTGAAGTGGAAGTGGCTGCAGCAGAGAACAAAGCAGCAGAGGCCTGCAAACTGCGAAGGTGGTGTCAGGGTAGGGGAACCTGGGCCAGTCAGAGCTCCCAGAGACTTCAGAGAGAGATGGGAAACTAGGACTCAGGTGATTGATTGGGAACCTATCTGCCAATGGCCTTGAGAAGACCGTTTCTCATctttgagccttgatttccctatcTATATAATGGGGATCTGGCCTAGGTGGCCTCCAAGGACACTTCATATGTGTGCTAGGAGGACCAGAACAATATGTATTTTGTCCATGGCTGGGTCCCAATAATCTACttcagttctgttttcttttctttttttgcctcgCTAAGCAGTTTGTGGTATCTTAGTCCGCTGACCAgggaacctgggcccttggcaataAAAACTcagagagtcctaaccactggattgccagggaattcccagggctGTTCTTATTGGAAGTAGATCCGTAGGCCTTATTGGTTTTGAACTTGGGGGTGGAAGCTATaattaaaatgggcttcccagttggtgcagtggtaaagaatctgcctgcagtgcaagagacatgggttcaatccctgggtcaagaagatcccctgaaggaggaaatggcaacctgctccagtattcttgcctggagaatctcatggacagaggattctggcaggctatagtacatggggtcgcaaagagtcagacacaactgagtgattgagcatgcacgcatgtaaATTTTTCAGGGGCAGTCATAACAGAGCCTTTTCAGAAACTCCAGCCTAGCCCTGTCAGGCCAGAGAGTCCCCAACACCCTCAGAAGTCCTTCGCCAACCTATTTATCTGGCCATATCCCCCTACACACAGGCTGAAATCCACTCTCCCTGCCTTTGCTCACCCACTTCCCTTCTTCTGGAATGCCCATCCCTGTTCTCTGCATATCCAAATCCAAATTCCACCCATCCTGTAGAGCCCTGCTTCAAAGcctcctctaggaagccttcTGAAACTTCCTCCAAAAGGACAGAATTTGGTGTTATATAGTACTTCCTTCACTCTTATTGCCATGGCACTTATCACTTCTTACTTTAATTTGGGGGAGATTGGTGACCCTGTTCTAGATCCACCCTCAGTCCAGTCTCCTGGAGAACAAAAGCAGTGTCAGGCTTTTGTTTCCCAGGACCTGGTACTTGAGTTGATCTATACATACTAATTTAGAGGAGGGTATCTCATGGGATCCTCTCCATGACTTGCCTGCCATAGGTGAGTATGGCTGTGTCTATTTTACAaacgaggaaactgagacccagagaggtctGGAGACTCATCTGAGATCATCCAGAAGGGTGGAGGCTGAAGCTCCCCAGAATTCCCCAGTGCTCTTCAGCAAGGAGTAAAGGAGGCAGCTCACATGTGCCTGAGTATCTGCTGAGGTCACCTGGCACTCCTTTCCTTCTGTCCTTCTTTCTGTCACTCTTCATCTTCATCTCTCTCTACTTTCaatttcctctcctttttattttctttctttggctccctttttcttcctctttctttctctccatcaccctttaagaaaaacttttttttctttttctttattattatttatttttggctgtgctgggtcttcattgctaccctcaggccttctccagttgcagtgatcAGGGGctattctccagttgcagcgtgcaggcttctcattgctgtggtttctctagttgtggagcatcgGCTCTAGGGTATGCATTCTCAGCAGTTGTgtcccatgggcttagttgccctgtggcatgtgaaatcttcccagatcagggatcaaacccgtgtccccctgcattggcaggaggattcttaaccactggaccaccagggacatcctccTTCACCTTTGTTACACCTCTATTTATACCTGTGATTCTGTTCTGATTTCCACCCCAGGCCTGTCACCTCCCATTACCTGCTACTTCCACTTTGCTGCCCAGGCCCTCTTCAAGGAATAGTTGGATGCCTACCTCGCTTCCAACCCCCTAACCCTTCCTAGGTTAACTAAGAGGACCAAGGCCAGGGAAGCATCCAATCGTTTTCCTGCCCTTTTCTACTGTCCAGCCCAAGCAAGAAAATAAACCAGTTAGAGAGTTGTGTTCATTGATAAGCAGAACCAAGGCCCAAATTTCTTATCCAAAGCCTTGTCTTGAGAGATTGGTGGTACCAACTTCCACCACTAGGAGACACTAAGAGCAAGGAAAGTGTGAAAACAGACGGTGCAGGACTCCCTGGTGtgtctcactcactcactcattgaTTCAGTATATCCTGAGCATTTACTGTGGGCCAGACACTGTTACAGGTCCTGGGGATATAGaacatcctctgccatcttggagcTTACACACTTGCAGAAAAGGacaattaaaaagtaaactaaGAAGGAACTTTCCTGATAATCCAGTGGATGAGACTCCGAACTCCAAATGCAGGGGccctaagtttgatccctggttgggtaactagatcccacatacctcaaactaagacctggcatggccaaataaaaaaacaaaatatctaaGAAGCCaagaaagggcttctctggtgactcagcagtagagaagccgcctgcaatgcaggagacctggttttgatccctgggtcaggaagatcccctgaaagaaggtatggcaacccactctagtattcttcctgggagaatcccatggacttaggaatctggtgggctacaatccattgggtcacaaagagttggacatgactgaagcaaccgagcGTGCAGACACGCGAAAGCTAATAAATAGGATGATGAGTTGGAGAGTTGCTGGGTGTTGGCTGAGGTCagagagggctttttttttttttttttccagagagggCTTTTATGAAGAGGTTTTATTCTAGCTGAGCTAGGACTGAGAGTTAGCCAGTTGGATAGAGAGATAGAGAACAAAGGATCTCAATTTGTTTGAAGCACCACAGAAAGGCTAATGGGCTAGAGTTCAGTGAGAAAGGCAGTGAGTATGCTGAGATGAAGTGCCTTGAGATGAAGCAGGGGTTTTATGGAAAGTAATTTGAGAGCTTTGAGCTCTGAGAAAACCTGAttgaatttatctatttattgttagattacattttatttttggctagagTGGATAACtgcctcatttttttaaaaatttgctaattttctatgttgttgttgctggagtttagttgctcagttgagcctgactcttttgcgaccccatggactgcagcctgacaggcgcctctgtccatgggactctccaggctacagtactggagtgagttgccatgtccttctccaggcgatcttcccaagtcagggattgaacctgcgttgcctgcattgcagatggattctttactgctgagccactggagaagccccaaTTTCCTATTAATTGTCATTAATTCTTTTTACATCTTCCGATTACCTTCCAATACAATTTTTCACACAATTAAACATATCAACACTCTATCACTTCGATTTTCCTATTCCTAGAAGCCTTCCAAGCTTCTGCTCCAGCATGAGCTGGTTCTTCTCTGTGCCTGGTGGACAGCTCTTACCTTGAGAGCTCCCTTCACCTTTCACCTGTGCTGGATTGTATTTCCTGGACCctgtgtttttcctctttctccgTTTGCTCCTTTGTTTTGCTGGAGCACATCTTCCAGCAGTTTCTTGAGAAAGAGTGTGAAAACACTTCAATACCTTGCATGTCTTAAAAATTTCTTTAGGctatttgttaaaaaacaaaaacaaaaacgtgGCTATAGAATTACAGAGAAAAATCACTTACCCTCAGAATTTTGGAAGCACTTTGTCATTGTCTTTTAGCTTCCAGTTCACTGCTGAGAAGTCTGATACCAGACCTTTGTGATCTCCTCTCCTCCTGGAAGCTTTAGGAGCTCACCATGATTGGAAGCAAGGACTTTAGAACCAGGCTGTTTAGTTAGTAGACTGCCAATGCAACCTTGACCAAATTTCTCAATCTCCTTgcacctcagcttcctcatttgcaaaatggggtTGTTGGAAGTTTACAGAAGttaaacagtgcctggcaaagaGTATTACATAagcatttgctattgtttttattATGGTCTTTTAATCCATGGTATTTTCACAAtagttaataataaaatgaatgtagGCCTTTTTCCACTCCCTGTGCGGGGAACTCAAAAGGCATGTTAACAGACAcaacttttaaatttcagaaaactttcttgtataattctttgttttcttccttttatatgcTTTATTACCTCTTTCTAGAACTCTTATATGTTAAACCTCCTGGCCCATCTCTGATTTTCCTGTTTTCCCCCTTCATTGtgcatctttttgttttcttctcctttctgatAAATGTCAGCTTTACCTTCTAAATCTTctactgaggacttccctggtggtccagtggttaagactccaagcttccaatccttgatgggggaactaagatcccttatGTCTtatggtgcagtcaaataaatgacaacaaaaacttctgaatttgaagatttttagctgtatttttatattctaagtgCTTTGCTCTCTTATTATCTTTCAATggctgctttttcttcttttattcctgcttttttcttttgctccctgTATAGCCTTTttaaagagtcttttttttttttttttgcttctttgctttGACTTCTTTCCAGTTGGAACTTGCCTCAAACGTCTGGTGATCCTTGACTGCTCCTATTTGACAATgaggcattaaaaagaatgtttttaagtGAAGCTTTCCAACTGGGAAGCTTCCTGGTACAGGGATTTTCACTGGGGGTTCCCTAAATGTTTGTATttataggttttttttccccctgagcagATGTATTTTCTCCAGAGAAGTACCTTCCACCTGTGCCAGGCAGGGGCAATATAAGCTTCCCAGTGTTTCTAATAGCTTAGCTGAGAGAGTGGGCTGGACAAtctcatttttgtctttattcttgCTTTTCGTGAGGCTCCCTGTCCTCTGCTCTGCTAATTGCCCCTGactttatagtattttttaaattcacatgTTCCAGAGACCAAACTGCCCTTTGAGGGCAGAGATGAGAGGCAGTCATGTGGCTGTATGACACGGTACGGGGAGAAGTTTGAGAACTGTGAAGATCTAATTATCCTATGCATAAAGTTTTAACCAGTATCTTTGACCCCATCTTCCTTGGTGTATTTGGAACCTATCTCTTTGCTTCTTGTTAAGTGTTCCCCAACTCTGAAGGCATTTTTTTAGGGGGGCTACACCTTgcaacttttgaactgtggtgttggagaagactgttgagtcccttgaactgcaaggagatcaaaccaatcaatcctaaaggaaatcagtgctgaatattcattggacggactgacgctgaaactgaagctccaatactttggcgacctgatatgaagaacagactcattggaaaagaccctgatgctgggaaacattgaaggcgggagaaggggacgacagaggatgagatggttggatggcatcaccgactcgatggacaggagtttgagcaagctctgggagttggtgatggacagggaagcctggcatgcggcagtccatggagttgcaaagagtcagacatgactgagcagttgaaCTTAACACCtcacggcatgtggggtctaagttccccaagcagggatggaacccatgccccctgcagtggaagtttggagtctaaccattggaccaccaggaaagtccctctgaAAGCATTTATACTTTGGCCTCCTGTGTTCTAAGTTAATTACCCCTCTTACACCCACTTTCCATCTTCCAAGAATGGCTGACACCTTtcctttgccatttcctctcccaccCTCTAGGCCTTGGGATTTGACTGTTCATGATCCTTTGCTCTCAACATCAAATGTTAACAGTTGGttcattttataaaactgtaaaaGGTGAATAATTCCAAAGATACAAACATTTGCCAGAAGAATTTTCAACAAAATTATTTCACTAGAAATCGCTTTATTGATGAAATCACCAGGAATTTTCAACACAAGATTTAACATCTTAATGTCCACCAAGGCCTGGGCTCTGGGGTTTGGTCTGCCTCTCCCAGTCCTTAAAGGGGTTTAGAGAGAGACGTCATTAACAGAGACCAAGTAAGGTGGTTGGAGGTCCTCCTTTCCCAGTCATTGGACAAGCTGCTCAATTCTTGTCCAGAGTAGGAAAGAGCCAGTGTTTCAGAGTAATCTAAGAATTTGACATTGCATTTAAATCTCTCATAACAATTTCAATTTATCAACAATATTGGTCCAAACTTATTTCTGATCTAAGTGtttttcattttggatttttggtgtaattttaataaataatctcACTCCCTGTGCAGAAATCAACTAACCCCGTGCCAAGAAATATATCTCAAACCTGAGTAATCTCCTCTTGCTCTTGGAAAGAGGAAACAAGGGGTTTTCTGCTTTTTCCACTCAAGAGATGACCAAATATACACCCCCGACCCCCCGAAGTCCAAAATGTTACTTCTGGCCTTGGAATGTGCAGCTTTTGATGGGCTGATTCAAATTACCTAGGAAGAGCAGCTGGAACTACTATGCAGGCAGCCTTCTTTGGAAATTTCTTCCTAAAATTAACTCTAGCGAATGGTCCATGCTTGTGTATAAAGGCTGTACAGTCCAAACAACTTCTGCTGTTCCATCTCACAAGCTAGGCTCAGAGGAGGCACTGGAGTTCTCAGGAGCAAGAGGAGTAGCAGTGGCCCCACGAGGCAGGACCTCAATAACGCGAGGCTTGTCAATGATCCGGGCTGTCCGGTTTCCCTTTTCCACAATACCGACGATCCACGCTTGATGGCCCTCTCCATATTTTGAAGATTTGATTTCTGAACAAAAGCGAGCTGCCTGTTCTCTTGGCAGACAAATCAGTAGCCCCCCAGAAGTTTCTGCTGAGGTTCCTTGCAGGAGACCGAAGCGCCCACTGGCCTTGCTGATGGCAGCCATCTTGGCAATGATGGGCAGGTTATGAATGACAAAGGAGACCtcatttctttgttgttttgcaaGGTTCTGAGAGTGACCCAGAATGCCAAAGCCGGTGATATCTGTGGCTGCGTGGGCATTAAACGTGTGCATCAGTCCGGCAGCAATTCTATTGAGTGTAGCCATGTTGAACATGGCTTCCTGATAACCCAGCTCTACCTCTTCTCTGGAGACCACCATCTTTATCTTATTCCATCGTTCAGGATTATCCAGCCATTGGTGGGCATTGACGGCAACCTGGGTTCCTAAGGGTTTGGTTAACACGAGCACATCCCCAACAACGGCGCTGTCAGGCAGGATGAATTCATTTGGTTGACATACCACAGTGGCAACTCCACCGATGATAATCCAAGGGTTTACCACTGTTTGCCCACCAGTCACTGCAGTCCCTCCTTCCTCGGCAGCATCCCGAAAACCTTTAATCATGAGTGGCGTTATCTTTTCTCGCTCCTCCTCAGGCATACTCTGGCTGACGCTGAGTAGCATCAACATGTTGTCACACTCAGTAACGCCCATGGCGTAGAGGTCACTCAGCACGTTGGCGCACGCGATGCGCCCCATCATGTAGGGATCTTCCACCAGGGGGTAAAAGAAGTCGGTGGTCTGCACCAGGGACAGGCCCCCGTGTCTCAGAGGTATGACGCAGGAGTCCATCCCAATGCCCAGGGTGGGGAAAGGAGGGCTGGGTTCCGACCTCATCGGCAGACCGGCTTCCTGGGCCGTCTCTTCAAGGCCTCCGACCAGGCCCCGGCCCGGCGCGGGCAGCACCTCCGGTCGCGTCAGTCCCGCCAGGAGTTTGAGCAGCGTCTCCTGGGGGACCTTGCAGCCTCAGCCCTTCATGCCAGAGAAGCCGGTGAGACGCCAGCTCGGGCTGAGACCCAACGCCTGGGGCTCGAAGGGCCGGTAGTTCGAGAAGCCCCGGCCTAGAGGCGAGCACACCGGGCCCGAGGAGCCTTCCCCGGCCGCCACTGCCGCCATAGCCTCTCCGCCCGCGCCAGTCGCCGCGACTTCCGCCATTACGCCTGCCCGGCAAGGAGGGGGAAaagaggatggaggaggagaggtCCCTTTTACTTTCCACTCCAGTTAGTAAGGCGTAACGACGTTACCGCAGAGATTCTCTGGCACGACTCGCGCAGCCCAACTGCCGCCACACCACGCGCTCCAGGACGTCCTGAGGGAGGAGCCGCCGGCCTCTCCGTATTTACCTCGCTGGTGATTGACAGCCGTACCAGCCAATGACGGCTTCGCCACCGAGGGGCGGGCTTCCTTTGGTCCAAAAGAAATACTACAAATCAACCACCAGCTTACGAAATTGGTCTCGGCAAGATTACTGAGCAAATCCTTTGGTTCACTTCCCTTGATGTAATTTAAATGATCTCTTAGGAGTGGTTGGCGGAGCTCTGATTCCCTAGAGACAGTTTACCAAGTCCAGCATTCTCAAAGACGAGGGCAGATCGGTCACTTGGTCAACCTCAAGCCGGTCAGATTTGTCCAAGGGTCACTTGGTTGCGCACCTGATCAATCCAGGGTAGAAAAATAGCCCAGGGGAAAAATCGGAAAGAATATTGAGAAATTAGATATTAAGTTACTACCACAGTGCTGCAGTGTAACTGCAGCATCAACATAATGAAATGTTAAACGAGGActtagtcggacacgactgagcaactaagcacaacgACTGAACAAGGACTTTAAAGCGttttgaaggtgaagtcgctcagtcgtgtccgactctttgcgaccccatggactgtagcccaccaggctcctctgtccatgggattttccaggcaagaatactggagtgggttgccatttccttctccaggagatcttcccaccccagggattgaacccgggtctcccgcattgtaggcagatgctttaccgtctgagccacgaagGAAGTCTTTTTAGGACTCTTAAATCCAGACACCTGCGAGGGTTTTGGTGCTATTTCCACCAGTAAGCCTGTGCCAGTCACTTCCTCTCTCTTGGCATCAGCTGACTCATCTGAACAGTAAAGTAGCTTTACCTAGGGTTCTTCTAGTCTAAATGTTTTATATCCCTTTAAGTTAACATATATGAGAGTGTGTGGTGTATTCATGAAGGAAAGCTTGTCAATATCCGTTAAAATGATAGCTGCACTAAATACctttgacccagcagttccattcTAGGACTTTATCTTTTAGATATACTCACCTGTGTGAGTGGGAAATGATAGTTGTTTATTGCTGTGCTATAAACATACCTGAACAACTTAAATGTTTATCAattatgattaaaataaattGTGATACATTTATATGATGGACTATAagacagccataaaaaagaatgagaaagcatTGATATGATTATGCTGACAATAGTTACAGTTCTAATAGGCAGGATTCTAAATGCTCTAcataaattaactaatttaattctcataaagTTAGGATTCCTTCcagattttaaagataaataatataagacacagagagattaaatgaCCTAATCAAAATCACCACCAGTTTAGCATGAAGCTGGATATGAATCCAGGCAATCTGCTCCAGAGACCACCAAATTATATTGCCTATAATGTTTGTTAAGAGAAACAAACAGACTTCAGATAAGTATGTATAGAATGCTACAAgtaaatatatgcaaaaaaataCTTCTGGAAGGATGATCACCAGAAACGTAATTTTGATTATCTCTGGGGAGACAATAAGATGATTAGGGGACAGAGATTTTTTCATTGTAttgtcttttttatctttttgtgttggaacttaaaaataaaatttaacatttgaaTGTAATACTTCAAAGTAAATGCCTATGGGAGTATAAATTGGtgcaaacattttgaaaaagagcCTGACCTTAACTGATAAAGTCGGACATATGCAAACCATGTGATTCCACCCAAGGACATGCCCTAGAGAAAAATGCTGCCCTTGTGCCCCAGATGATATATACAAGAATGACTGTAAGAGGTCTGGAGAGgattgtacaacagtgtgaatgtacttaacactactgaacttaAAAGTACTTCAGATGAAAAAAAGTAGTTAAGAtgataattttatgttatgcgtgtgtgtggtgttttggtttgtttgtttgtttggctgagctgagaggcatgtgggatcttagttccctgaccagggaccgaatgCCCTACAATGGAAGCacagtgtcctaaccactggatcgccagggaatcCCCTGTTACGTGTGTTTTACCACAgtcacaaatataaaaaatatagtagatacttatatattttatagtcCACCGTTACGTTTAGTTTTCATTACTGCATAGTACAGTATGAAGTCCTGGAGTGAGTTAGAAGGAACCAGAATGTTAGATTTAGTCTGCGCTGTCATCTTGGCTCTCCTAATAGCCTTAGCTGAGTTGTCTAGTAGGTGGCTGTGTGGCCTAATGGATAAGGCGTCTGACTTCGGATCAGAAGATTGCAGGTTCGAGTCCTGCCACAGTCGCAAGGGGATGGGTTGCTTTttgagggcttcctgggtggctcaagctgtaaagaatccacctgcaatgcaggagccacaggaaatgcaggttcgatccctgggttaccccctggaggaggaaatggtaacccactccagtattcttgcctggagaatcccatggacagaggagcctggtggcctactgtCCACGGAATCACAAAGAATCAtacatgaatgaagtgacttagcacagtacgAATTGTCTGACCTCCAGGAGCCTCAGTTTCACTGCCTAAAAGATAATAATACATATCAAATAGGAATGTTaagagaattaaaattttttaatgtgtgtaaAGTTCCTGGCTGATGGTAAACTCAAAATAAATGATAGAACTTTTATCATATAGTACTGATATTGTTGTTGTAGGTACTGAAATTTAAATTCACAAATCTTATAACATCTTCCAGagttttttacaaaaataaattcatgcatctttcaaaggaaaaagaagagctgtAACAGAAAAACATGGAAATGATCCAAGTTCTTATTA
This genomic window contains:
- the SEPHS2 gene encoding selenide, water dikinase 2 — translated: MAEVAATGAGGEAMAAVAAGEGSSGPVCSPLGRGFSNYRPFEPQALGLSPSWRLTGFSGMKGUGCKVPQETLLKLLAGLTRPEVLPAPGRGLVGGLEETAQEAGLPMRSEPSPPFPTLGIGMDSCVIPLRHGGLSLVQTTDFFYPLVEDPYMMGRIACANVLSDLYAMGVTECDNMLMLLSVSQSMPEEEREKITPLMIKGFRDAAEEGGTAVTGGQTVVNPWIIIGGVATVVCQPNEFILPDSAVVGDVLVLTKPLGTQVAVNAHQWLDNPERWNKIKMVVSREEVELGYQEAMFNMATLNRIAAGLMHTFNAHAATDITGFGILGHSQNLAKQQRNEVSFVIHNLPIIAKMAAISKASGRFGLLQGTSAETSGGLLICLPREQAARFCSEIKSSKYGEGHQAWIVGIVEKGNRTARIIDKPRVIEVLPRGATATPLAPENSSASSEPSL